The Dehalococcoidia bacterium genome includes the window TACCAGGGGGCGGCCACTGGCGTGGGGGGGATCGTGCGTGACATCCTGGCCATGGGGGCCAGGCCCATAGCCATCCTGGACTCCCTGCGCTTCGGGCCCCTCTCCCATCCCCACCATCGCTACCTCTTCACCGGGGTAGTGGGGGGCATCGGCGGCTATGGCAACTGCCTGGGCATTCCCACCGTCGGGGGCGAGATCTATTTTGAGGAGCCCTATGGCCTCAACCCTTTGGTCAACGCCATGTGCCTGGGCATCGTGCCCGCCGAGAGGCTCATGCGGGCCCGCGCCGAGGGGGAGGGCAACATCCTCATGCTGGTGGGGGCGGATACGGGGCGCGACGGCATCCACGGCGCCTCGGGCCTGGCATCTCGCACCGACCCCTCCGCCCGGTTCGAGGAGATGCGGCCGGCGGTTCAGGTGGGCAACCCCTTCTTGGAGAAGCTGCTAATGGAGGCCTGCCTGGACCTGGCCTGGAACCACCCACAATGGGTGGTGGGCATCCAAGACCTGGGGGCAGCCGGCCTCACCGCCGCCTGCGTGGAGGCGGCCGCTAGGGCCGGCCAAGGCGTCGTGGTGGACATCGACCGCGTCCCCAGACGGGAGGAGGGCATGACCCCCTACGAGGTGATGCTCTCCGAGTCCCAGGAGCGCATGCTCATCATCGTCCGGCGTGGGCACGAGGAGCATGTGGCCCGCCTTATGGAGCGATGGGAGGTGCCTTGGGCCATCATTGGCCAGGTGACGGGCGATGGCCTGGTACGCGTGCGCCAGGGGGCAACAGAGGTGGCCTGCCTGCCTGTGCGCCTCCTCACCGACCCCCCTGTATACGAAGGTCGCGGGGAGATGCCCCCCGAGGTGGAAAGGGCGCGGGCTGTTGACATGGGCGCCCTCCCCATCCCTCACGACCCCTCCGGGACCTTGCTAAAGCTCTTGGCCAGCCATAACATCTGTTCCCGCCGCTGGGTCTACCGCCAGTATGACCAGTCGGTGCTGGCCAACACTGTAGTGGAGGCGGGAGCAGACGCTGCTGTCCTACGCATCAAGGGCACCCCTCTCGCCTTGGCCGTCACCACCGATGGCAACGGCCGCTACTGCTATCTCGACCCCTACATGGGTGGGGCTATGGCCGTGGCCGAGGCCGCCCGCAACGTGGTCTGCCTGGGGGCCATCCCCCTGGCCATCACCGATGGCCTCAACTTCGGCGACCCAGAGCGCCCCCACGTCTACTGGCATATGGAGGGGGTGGTGGAGGGGATGGCCACTGCCTGCCGCGCCCTGGGCATCCCAGTGGTCTCTGGCAACGTGAGCCTCTACAACGAGACAGCCGGCCGCCCCGTGTACCCCACGCCGGTGGTGGGTCTTGTGGGCCTCATCGACGATGTCTACCGTGTACCCCGCCCTGGCTCGGCCCGCCCCGGCGACGAGGTCTACCTCCTGGGCCCGGGGACGGCCCTTCCCCCTGAGGCCCTGGCTGGCAGCGAGCTGCTGGCCATCATGGGCCGCTCCCCCGGCGGCCGCCCCCACATCGACCTGGACCTGGAGGGGCGGGTGCAGCGGGCGGCCCTAGCGGCCATGAAGGAGGGGCTTGTGCGCACGGCCCACGACTGCTCCGAGGGAGGGCTAGCGGTGGCCCTGGCCGAGCTATGTCTGCGGGAGGGACTGGGTCTGGATGCCCCCCAGGTGGAGCTGGGCGCCCATCCCCATGCCTCCCTCTTCGGGGAGGCGCCGTCGCGCATCCTCCTGGTGACGCCACCTGGAGCGGGAGAGAGGCTAGCCGCCCTGGCCCAGGCCATGGGGGTCCCCCTGGCCATGCTCGGGCGCCTCGGGGGGCGGGGGTTCAGGTTGGGGCCCATCGCCCTATCCTTAGAAGCCCTGGCCCAAGCCTACGAAGGAGCCCTGGAGAGGGCGCTAGCCTCCCCTGGGTCTGCCACTTGACCTAGGTATGTGAGTGTGCTAAAAAGATGACGTCAACGTGAAGGGAGGTGGGCCTTGGCACAGGCACAGTCCGCTCAGGAGAAGAAGGTCAAGCCCCTAGTGCCCTTCCTGCGCATCCCCGATAACTGGCCGGAAGAGCCAGCTTATCTCTTCGGCTCCCGTTGCAAGGTATGCGGAGCCATCTTCCTAGGGGAGCGCTATGCCTGCGGGCGCTGCGGGGCTGTGGGGGAGCTGGAGGAGGTGAGGCTCTCGGACGAAGGCGAGATATACGTCTTCACCGTGATCCACCAGAGCTTCCCTGGCATCGAGACCCCCTACATCGCCGCCATCATCGACTTGCCAGAAGGGGTCTCGGTGCGGGCCAACGTCTATGGCCTGGACCCCAACAACCCCGGCCCTCACTGGTTCGGCAAAAAGGTGAGGATGAGGGCGGAGAAGATCCGCGTAGACCGGGAGGGCAACGACGTCGTCGCCCCCAAGTTCTACGTGGTGGAGTAAAAATAGCGCAAGGAGGGAGAGGAGATGCGCGACGTAGCAGTAGTGGGCGTGGATATGGTCAAGTTCGGCCGCTATGCCGACAAGGACGTGGTTCGTCTGGCCAGCGAGGCGGCCGTGGGGGCTATGCGGGATGCCGGCATCACCATCAAGGACGTGCAGGTGGTGGTGTGCGGCAACCTCTATCAGGCCAATGGCATGGTGGGCCAGCGCATCATGAAGGAGATAGGGGCCACGGGCGCCCCGGTCATCAACGTGGCCAACGCCTGCGCCACCGGCTCCACCGCCTTCCGGGAGGCCTACCTGGCGGTGGCCTCCGGGGCCTATGACATCGCCCTGGCCATCGGCTGCGAGCAGATGGGCAAGATGGGGCTCTTGGGCGGCGGCGGTGGCGGCGACCCCGCCTATAACCCCGAGGGGATCATGGGCACCAACCTCATGCCCGGCGTCTTCGCCATGACGGGCGTGGAGCACATGCGCAAGTACGGCACCACCATCGAGCAGTTCGCCAAGGTGGCCGTCAAGAACCACAAGCACTCCACCCTCAACCCCTACGCTCAGTATCAGGTGGAGACGCCCCTGGAGATGGTCCTGAGCGCCCGCATGATCGCCTGGCCCAACACCCTCTACATGTGCTGCCCCACCGGCGATGGGGCAGCGGCCGCTGTCCTCATGTCGGCTGAGAAGGCCCGTCAGTACACCACCAAGCCAGTGTGGGTGGCCGCCTCCGTCCTCACCTCCGACCCCTGGACGGAGCGTAACCCCAACATGTGGGACGTCAACACCCTCACCCGCATGGCCGCCAAGCAGGCCTACGAGATGGCAGGCATCGGGCCTGAGGACCTGAGCATGGTGGAGCTGCACGACTGCTTCGCCACCGCCGAGCTGGTCCACTACGAGAACCTCATGCTGGTGCCCGAAGGGGAGGCGGGCCGCTGGATCGACGAGGGCGGCCCCTACCACCCCAACCTAGGGGGTAAGCTGCCCGTCAACGTCTCGGGCGGCCTCCTGTCCAAGGGGCATCCCCTGGGGGCCACTGGCGTGGCCAACATCGTGGAGATCGTGTGGCACCTGCGGGGCCAGGCTGGGGAGCGCCAGGTCCCCAACGCCAAGACGGGCCTGGCCCACGTCATCGGCCTTGGCTCCGCCTGCACCATCCACATCCTCAAGATCTAAGGCCGAGGCCGCTGCAGTGGTGGGGGCCTGCCCACTGGGCAGGCCCCCATTGCATCTAGGGGCGCCTCGGCTTAAGATAAGCTCAGAAGCATTAGCGGCTGACCAGGAGCTGGGCCATGGCCGAGCCCTTTGATGACTACTTGGACCTCATAGAGGCAGCGCGGGAGCTGGGCATTCACCCCCAAAGCCTACGGCGGCTTATCAAACAGAAGAAGGTGCCCGCGGTGCTCTTTGCCGGCAAATACCTCATCCGGCGCGACCATCTGCAGATGTTCAAGACCACCTATGACCCGCGGCCGGGGCGCAAGCCCGTGCGCCGTCTCCTCTAGCGCGGGGGCTTGATCTGCACGTCCTTGCTGTTGATGTCCTTGATGCGGAACATTATCTTCATGGCCACAGGCTCCCCTTCCTCAGTGCGGCCCCGGGCATCCAGGGAGAAGAAGATGGGCATGCCTGTCTCCTCGGCAACCCATATCTCCCCATTCACCTGAGCATCCTCCATTTGGGCCTGGAGAGCCTCATCAGTGAGGCGGTAACGGCGCACCGCGAGGCCGTCCTGCTTTCCCCCCTCCCAGGGGAGGTCGGCCAACACCTCCTCCAGACCTCCCGCAAACTCACGGCACACGTCCTGAATATCAAGGAGAGGAATGGTAGCGGGCCCCTCTTCCCAGGAGCCGCCGTCCGTGCGTTGCCATTCGCGGTCGCCCACCTTCACATACTCCATGCGGCTGTCGCCTATGCGTACGGTCATACGGTGGTTATTGGGAGCAGCAAACTCTCCCTGGATCTCCGTGTCCTGTAACGCCCCCAGGAGTAGCATGCCCAGCTCCTCTATGCCCGACTCAGGGGTGGGCAGGACGCTGCCGGGAAAATCGAGGCGCATGGACAGGGTATAGCGGAAGCTTTTCAGGTCCTGGACAGCGTCACAGGACAAGGCCAGGCCCTTGTCATTCCGGGCGGGGGAGGCCGACCTCTGGGACTGCGAGGGAGCCTCCTCGCCACCACCGCCGCAGGCGGCCATGAGAAGGGCCAAGAGCACTCCTACGGCCCACAACCAACGCATGCCCGCACCTCCTGGCCGCCAGTAGGGCTCAAAGCGCTTCCTCCTGGCGGCGCCGATGGATGTAATCAATGCTTTTATGATACCACTCGCTTTCGATCTTCCCAGCGGCCATCAGGTAGTTGAGGATCTGCTCCAGGGTGAGGATGGGGATGAGGTTGAGCCCGTAATGATGGAGGCGCTCCTTGGCGCCCTCGCCCCTGTCCACCAGCACCACCACGTCCCGCACCCGCAGGCCAGCGTTGATGTGCAGCCAGGCTGCTGTGTCGATGATGTTGGTGCCGCTGGTCACCAGGTCGTCGATGAGCAGGACCGTCTCGCCCGGCTGATAGATGCCCTCCAGGAAGGGCTCAGGGGCGTCCTTGCCCTTGGCGGGATGGATGAACACTAGGGGCATCTTGCTCACCAATGAGAAGGCCAAGGCCAACTGCAGACCACCAAAGGGGATGCCGCACACCCGCTGGAAGGGCAGGATATGAGGACGCGCCATGGCCTGGAGGGTGCGCACCATCTCCCACATCACCTTGGCCGTGCGCCAAAGGGCCCGGGGGTGGCTGCTCAGAAGGCGGAGGTTCACATACACCGGGGAGTGAAGGGTGGTGCGCCCCAAGGTGAAGTCGCCAAACTGGATAGCCCCAAGGTCCCAGAGGACCTTGGCCAGCCAAAGGTTCCCAGGGTCACGTCGATACGGCATCTTCAGACGAGGAGGCCCAGAGACCACATCTCGCAAGACCTACTGCTGGGGGCTGACGGGGCGACGACGCTGGTCGGGCTCCTGCCCCGTGAGAAAGCGGGGGCGGTAAGAGGGCTCCCTGCCCAGGATCTGGTCGATGTGCATGCGGTCATGCCTGTAATAAGAGCGCAGCCACTGCATGACGGTGAGGGTTCCGAAGAGGGAATTGGTGGCCGTGCGGTCGTAGTCCTCGGGGCGGAGGCGGGCCATGAGCTCCAGGGTCTTCTGGCGCTGGCGCCGCATCTCCTGCAGGAGCTCCTCCTTGCTGGCCTCGTTGGCCCTCTCCACAGGTATGGCCACCGGCTCGCCACGGATCCCGTCCACGTTGGGATTGTCCTCTACCAGAGCCCGCTCCACCCAGGCCCGATAGGCGGCCTCCATTTCACACAGATGGGCCATCTGCTCCTTGGCAGTCCACTCCCCGGGCTTGGGGGAGCGGCTCAACTCCTCATCAGACATGGACTCCAGAAGGGAGAGGAGGCGCCCCCTCTCTTCCTCCATCTTCCGCCAAAGCTCCCGTATGCTCTCCTCATCGGCCATGGCGCACCCTCCTTCTGCCCATGATAACGCCCCTGGCGCAGGTGGTAAACTCGATTTTCCGCCTGATTTACGTTACAATACTTCTATGAACGTCAGCGCACGGGAGGGCGAGATGGAGATGGCTGTGAAGAACCCCCAGGAGCCCTTCACTCGCATCACGGCGGAAGAGGCGGCGGAGATGATGGGCCGCCAGGATGTCGTGTTCATCGACGTGCGGGAGCCCCACGAGTACCAGCGGGGGCATGTGCCGGGGGCCAAGCTCATCCCTGTCAACTCCCTGTTCGCCCGCCGGGAAGAGCTGCCTAAAGACAAGGAGATCGTCTTTGTGTGCGCTGTAGGGCAGCGTAGCGCCCTGGCCTGCGAGATGGCAGCCGCCGCCGGCCTCACCCGCATCTATAACCTAGAGGGCGGCACCGAGGCCTGGATCAAGGCCGGCCTCCCCATCGAGAAGTAGCCAGCCCATGGCCATCACCGTCATCCTGTTCGATCTGGACGAGACCCTCTTGCGCACTGGGGGGGCCGGGGTCTTGGCCATGAACCGCGCCTTCCAGGAGCTGTTCGGCATACCCCAGGCCCTGGACGGCATCCCCTACGCTGGGCGCCTG containing:
- the purL gene encoding phosphoribosylformylglycinamidine synthase subunit PurL codes for the protein MALDRRLLETIALTEAEYELIVRRLGRSPNEVELGMFGALWSEHCGYKHSKNLLRRLPSQAPWVVVRPGEENAGVVSVGQGWCAALKVESHNHPSAIEPYQGAATGVGGIVRDILAMGARPIAILDSLRFGPLSHPHHRYLFTGVVGGIGGYGNCLGIPTVGGEIYFEEPYGLNPLVNAMCLGIVPAERLMRARAEGEGNILMLVGADTGRDGIHGASGLASRTDPSARFEEMRPAVQVGNPFLEKLLMEACLDLAWNHPQWVVGIQDLGAAGLTAACVEAAARAGQGVVVDIDRVPRREEGMTPYEVMLSESQERMLIIVRRGHEEHVARLMERWEVPWAIIGQVTGDGLVRVRQGATEVACLPVRLLTDPPVYEGRGEMPPEVERARAVDMGALPIPHDPSGTLLKLLASHNICSRRWVYRQYDQSVLANTVVEAGADAAVLRIKGTPLALAVTTDGNGRYCYLDPYMGGAMAVAEAARNVVCLGAIPLAITDGLNFGDPERPHVYWHMEGVVEGMATACRALGIPVVSGNVSLYNETAGRPVYPTPVVGLVGLIDDVYRVPRPGSARPGDEVYLLGPGTALPPEALAGSELLAIMGRSPGGRPHIDLDLEGRVQRAALAAMKEGLVRTAHDCSEGGLAVALAELCLREGLGLDAPQVELGAHPHASLFGEAPSRILLVTPPGAGERLAALAQAMGVPLAMLGRLGGRGFRLGPIALSLEALAQAYEGALERALASPGSAT
- a CDS encoding OB-fold domain-containing protein → MAQAQSAQEKKVKPLVPFLRIPDNWPEEPAYLFGSRCKVCGAIFLGERYACGRCGAVGELEEVRLSDEGEIYVFTVIHQSFPGIETPYIAAIIDLPEGVSVRANVYGLDPNNPGPHWFGKKVRMRAEKIRVDREGNDVVAPKFYVVE
- a CDS encoding thiolase family protein, producing the protein MRDVAVVGVDMVKFGRYADKDVVRLASEAAVGAMRDAGITIKDVQVVVCGNLYQANGMVGQRIMKEIGATGAPVINVANACATGSTAFREAYLAVASGAYDIALAIGCEQMGKMGLLGGGGGGDPAYNPEGIMGTNLMPGVFAMTGVEHMRKYGTTIEQFAKVAVKNHKHSTLNPYAQYQVETPLEMVLSARMIAWPNTLYMCCPTGDGAAAAVLMSAEKARQYTTKPVWVAASVLTSDPWTERNPNMWDVNTLTRMAAKQAYEMAGIGPEDLSMVELHDCFATAELVHYENLMLVPEGEAGRWIDEGGPYHPNLGGKLPVNVSGGLLSKGHPLGATGVANIVEIVWHLRGQAGERQVPNAKTGLAHVIGLGSACTIHILKI
- a CDS encoding helix-turn-helix domain-containing protein, which codes for MAEPFDDYLDLIEAARELGIHPQSLRRLIKQKKVPAVLFAGKYLIRRDHLQMFKTTYDPRPGRKPVRRLL
- a CDS encoding phosphoribosyltransferase; its protein translation is MPYRRDPGNLWLAKVLWDLGAIQFGDFTLGRTTLHSPVYVNLRLLSSHPRALWRTAKVMWEMVRTLQAMARPHILPFQRVCGIPFGGLQLALAFSLVSKMPLVFIHPAKGKDAPEPFLEGIYQPGETVLLIDDLVTSGTNIIDTAAWLHINAGLRVRDVVVLVDRGEGAKERLHHYGLNLIPILTLEQILNYLMAAGKIESEWYHKSIDYIHRRRQEEAL
- a CDS encoding DinB family protein; this encodes MADEESIRELWRKMEEERGRLLSLLESMSDEELSRSPKPGEWTAKEQMAHLCEMEAAYRAWVERALVEDNPNVDGIRGEPVAIPVERANEASKEELLQEMRRQRQKTLELMARLRPEDYDRTATNSLFGTLTVMQWLRSYYRHDRMHIDQILGREPSYRPRFLTGQEPDQRRRPVSPQQ
- a CDS encoding rhodanese-like domain-containing protein translates to MNVSAREGEMEMAVKNPQEPFTRITAEEAAEMMGRQDVVFIDVREPHEYQRGHVPGAKLIPVNSLFARREELPKDKEIVFVCAVGQRSALACEMAAAAGLTRIYNLEGGTEAWIKAGLPIEK